A single window of Flavobacteriales bacterium DNA harbors:
- a CDS encoding sterol desaturase family protein has protein sequence MWDFIWNTRGYFFWLLVVSVFVFFLERLFPWRKEQKVMRKGIWQDFFFLVFNGHYLAIVISLATAWLLSKIAHFFQISWNPESVNLLSGAPIWVQAIVFLVFKDLVEWWIHRALHTFPWLWRFHKLHHSIHDMDWIGNFRFHWMEVVVYKTLSYLPLTILGVDGNVILIIAVIGTLIGHLNHANLRWDYGPLRHILNSPRFHVWHHDKVNHQPHGQNFAIFFSFWDWLFGTAYWPEQPEQPEALGFQGDEKYPQPLWKRMLP, from the coding sequence ATGTGGGATTTTATCTGGAATACGCGGGGGTATTTCTTTTGGTTGCTGGTGGTATCGGTATTTGTATTTTTCCTCGAGCGCTTGTTTCCATGGAGGAAAGAACAGAAGGTCATGCGTAAAGGCATCTGGCAGGATTTCTTTTTTCTGGTATTCAACGGGCACTACCTGGCCATTGTGATTTCTCTTGCAACAGCCTGGCTGCTATCCAAAATTGCACATTTCTTTCAAATTTCCTGGAACCCGGAGTCTGTGAACCTGCTTTCGGGTGCGCCCATTTGGGTGCAAGCCATCGTTTTTCTGGTTTTCAAAGACCTGGTTGAATGGTGGATTCATCGCGCCCTTCACACATTTCCCTGGCTCTGGCGGTTTCATAAACTTCACCACAGCATTCATGATATGGACTGGATAGGCAACTTCCGTTTTCACTGGATGGAAGTGGTGGTATACAAAACCCTCAGCTACCTGCCGCTGACCATCCTGGGCGTGGATGGGAATGTGATCCTGATCATCGCCGTGATCGGTACGCTGATCGGTCACCTGAATCATGCCAACCTCAGGTGGGATTACGGTCCGCTCCGGCACATCCTCAATTCGCCCCGCTTTCATGTATGGCATCACGACAAAGTGAACCACCAGCCGCACGGGCAGAATTTTGCGATTTTCTTCAGCTTCTGGGATTGGCTGTTCGGTACGGCATATTGGCCCGAACAACCTGAGCAGCCGGAGGCACTCGGCTTTCAGGGCGATGAGAAGTACCCGCAACCCCTGTGGAAGAGAATGCTTCCGTGA
- a CDS encoding DUF5106 domain-containing protein: MRKVLALLLLSLVSAWAFAQNGHKLSFQVKGLADTTVNLAHYYGDKQYITDTVLVDHHGKFVFEGDDTLPGGIYMVILPGKKYFELIVTEQKFSMTTDTTDFVNNMKVEGSYQNKVFYEYLRFIKSKEKDVRSLQEEQKALKEADKSTKKVDARLEDISKEVQDYKNNMIKNEPDAFICKVFLASKDVEVPDPPKGETDTLYKYHYYKKHYFDNIDLTDDRLLRTPVFHNKLETYITKLTIQIPDSINKEADYLVERVRGNKEMFKYVVHYITNTYERSKYMGMDAVFVHMALNYYTKDQAFWVQEEQLMRIRERAQVLSRLLIGKVAPNIVLKDMDGNFQILHQVDADYIVLFFWDPDCGHCKKATPKLKDLYDRVKNHGVKIFAVCTETEETKWVNFIKDHHLEEWINVADLDAQNPFRSIYDITATPKIFLLNRKKEIIAKQLDVEQLEDFLKKELKEEF, from the coding sequence ATGAGAAAAGTATTGGCTCTATTACTCCTGTCTCTGGTGTCTGCATGGGCATTCGCGCAGAACGGACACAAACTTTCCTTTCAGGTAAAAGGTCTTGCCGACACCACGGTGAACCTTGCCCATTACTATGGCGACAAACAATACATCACAGATACGGTGCTGGTTGATCATCATGGCAAGTTCGTCTTTGAAGGAGACGACACATTGCCCGGTGGAATATACATGGTGATCCTGCCCGGGAAAAAGTACTTCGAGCTGATCGTGACCGAGCAGAAGTTCAGCATGACCACGGACACAACCGACTTTGTAAACAACATGAAGGTCGAGGGCTCATACCAGAACAAGGTCTTTTACGAGTATCTGCGCTTCATCAAGTCAAAGGAAAAAGACGTTAGGTCACTGCAGGAAGAACAGAAAGCACTGAAGGAGGCCGATAAGTCTACCAAAAAAGTAGACGCCAGACTGGAAGACATTTCCAAAGAGGTTCAGGACTACAAGAACAACATGATCAAAAACGAACCCGACGCCTTCATATGCAAGGTGTTTCTGGCATCCAAAGACGTGGAAGTTCCTGACCCGCCCAAAGGAGAAACGGATACCCTTTACAAATACCATTATTACAAGAAACACTATTTCGACAACATTGACCTGACCGACGACCGCCTGTTGCGAACACCGGTCTTCCACAACAAGCTGGAGACATACATCACCAAGCTGACCATTCAGATTCCCGACTCCATCAACAAAGAAGCGGATTACCTGGTGGAAAGGGTCAGGGGCAACAAGGAGATGTTCAAATATGTGGTGCACTACATCACCAATACATATGAGCGTTCCAAGTACATGGGCATGGATGCGGTGTTCGTTCACATGGCCCTGAACTACTATACCAAAGACCAAGCTTTCTGGGTGCAGGAAGAGCAGCTGATGCGGATCAGGGAACGGGCGCAGGTGTTGAGCCGCCTGTTAATCGGCAAGGTAGCACCCAACATTGTGCTAAAAGACATGGATGGCAACTTCCAGATCCTGCACCAGGTGGATGCCGATTACATCGTGTTGTTCTTCTGGGATCCGGACTGCGGTCATTGCAAAAAAGCCACACCCAAACTGAAAGATCTGTATGACAGGGTGAAAAACCATGGTGTGAAAATCTTTGCCGTTTGCACGGAGACGGAAGAAACCAAATGGGTGAATTTCATCAAGGACCATCACCTGGAAGAATGGATCAATGTGGCCGACCTCGACGCACAGAATCCTTTCAGGTCCATTTATGACATCACCGCCACACCGAAGATTTTCCTGCTGAACAGAAAGAAAGAGATCATTGCCAAGCAGCTCGATGTGGAGCAACTTGAAGATTTTCTCAAGAAAGAATTAAAGGAAGAATTCTAA